Part of the Rhizobium brockwellii genome is shown below.
CGAGAACAATCCTCGCTCATGGTGCACATAACCCGAGGCGGCTTGTGCCGCCAGCCACTCGCGCACATAGCGAGGTGCGCATCCCGAGGCATCGGCAAGTTCGTCGGCCTTCACCGGCCCGGTCTCCTTCAGCGTCCTGTACAGCCCGAGAGCATCTCCGATCCGGACCAGCGGCACGCTGACCGCTCCACCAAGGTCGCCAAGGACGCGGCCCACGAGTTCATTGAGGGTGGTTTCGTTGATTTCCGTCACGGTGAATTCCTCCCGGTGCTCGGATGGCGTCCTGCCATCCGTGACGCCGAGGATGAAGCTTGCCGTCTTGGCGGGCATGAGGCAGTTGTCCCGCGTCTGCGAAGAAATCCCGTTCCTTGGAGGGACACATGTCCCATCGGCATCGGAAGAGGTCTATCTACCTGCAGAAGCGGGACTATCGGGAGAGCGCGACGACGATCGCTTGCGAGCGGCTATGCACGCCGAGTTTGCTGAATATCACCGACATCTGGTTTCGGACGGTCTTTGCACTCTTGCCAAGCCGTTCTGCGATCGCGCGGTTGTCTAGCCCCTCCGCGACGAGGTCGAGAAGGGCGCCCTCGGCGGGTGTCAGACCGGCCTCACTGACCGCACGCGGCCGCACCGACCGATCCTGCCCGAGGAAGGCGGCAAGTTCCGTTTGAAACACATTCCAAGCGGGCTCATCCGGCAACAGCACATGGTTCTTGCTCTCAAGCGGCAAGAAGCTCGCACCCGGAATCGCGGCGGCAAGCTTGCAACCCTGGTCAAACGGCACGCGCATGTCACCGCGGCTGTGTGCGATCAACGTCGGGACGCGCAGCCTCGCCGCAAGGTCCAGCACATCGATCCCCTGCATCTGCCAAAGCAGTTGTGCGGCGACGTCGGCCGTTGCCGTTTGGCGCTCGAGATCGCCCCACCAGCGATGCTGTTCGGGCGTGCCGTCGGGGATAAAGAGATTGGTGAAGAACCGGCAAAACGCCGGATTATCGCGTCCCCAGCCGACGCGAACGAAATTGACAAGGGTCTCGGCTTCCAGCCGCTCTGCCTCGGTCTGGGCTCTGGCGCGGGCACCCTGACCATAGGCGTTCAAAAGCACCAGATGCGATACTCGCTCGGGATATTTGAGGGCATATGCGATAGCGAGCGCGCCGCCCTGCGAAAGACCGAGGAGGACGAAGCGCGGCTCCTCGATCGACGCCGCCACCGCAGCAAGGTCGGCGTGCCACGCTTCGACCGAGAGGTCAAAGACATGCCGGTCCGACAGGCCGCAGCCGCGCGGATCGTAGCGCACAAACCGGTTGTGGGCGGACAGTGCCTGGAGCCACGGCCGCCACACCGGGCTTTCGAGATCGTAATCGACATGGCTCAGCCAGTGCGCCGCCCGCAGGATCACCTGACCCTGCCCGCAAGACGCCATGGCAATACGGGTGCCGTCCTCGGCGGTAGCGAACCGTATGGTCTGACTGAGTTTCATCGGTCGAGAATATCGCAGCCGACGATCGCATAACAGGCCTATCTCCTACAGGATGGATTCTCCTGGAAGACAGGGCAGCTTGGGAGGCTCGCTACGAAGCCTTTCGATCAGTTTCGCCGCTTCGGACAATAGACCCGACCGGCGATCTGAGCCCCCTCCCGCTAGCGCTTGAGCACGAAGCGAAGTTCTCGCGACCTCCGTTGGCTGTCGCTGAGCTCACGGTCTTGTGGCAAGAGCGAGGAGGCC
Proteins encoded:
- a CDS encoding alpha/beta fold hydrolase; translated protein: MKLSQTIRFATAEDGTRIAMASCGQGQVILRAAHWLSHVDYDLESPVWRPWLQALSAHNRFVRYDPRGCGLSDRHVFDLSVEAWHADLAAVAASIEEPRFVLLGLSQGGALAIAYALKYPERVSHLVLLNAYGQGARARAQTEAERLEAETLVNFVRVGWGRDNPAFCRFFTNLFIPDGTPEQHRWWGDLERQTATADVAAQLLWQMQGIDVLDLAARLRVPTLIAHSRGDMRVPFDQGCKLAAAIPGASFLPLESKNHVLLPDEPAWNVFQTELAAFLGQDRSVRPRAVSEAGLTPAEGALLDLVAEGLDNRAIAERLGKSAKTVRNQMSVIFSKLGVHSRSQAIVVALSR